Below is a window of Malus domestica chromosome 13, GDT2T_hap1 DNA.
cacaATCTTACAACGGAGAGATTATACCCTGTCACCATGTGTATATTGGATGACATACAAGATTTTCTCCTTGCAATGACACacgaattgaaagaaaataaaagaaaggaataataaataaaaaggtgTCATTTGCACCACCTAGAGGAAGTTCTTCACTGTGTTTGTCCATTCCCTATTGGAGTTTGCTTTCTCCTAATTACACTATGCATTGTTATGCTTTGGGGGCAAAGCATCATTTTGGGAATGGATGAGTTGTTAGTACCTATTTCCATGTGcctgcaaaacccaaaaaatgttTAAACCTGATTAGATATTAAATTTGAAGATTGATCAAGTACTATATGATTTTAGGTTGAGCAATACTCACATCATATGCAACAAGAGAACTGCAGTAGTTGGTGTTTGTGAGCACTGTACTGCTGGAGCCACACTCACTTTCTTTGAGTGAAACTGTGGACCTATCCAGCTTCATATACCAAGGGTACTGATAATTCTGAGCAGTTGAACTCACATGGGAAGATGACCTCTGCATCCTCATAGCCCTTGGGATGTTCCTTCCCTCCATTGACGTCCTCCGCGGACGGCTTGGAGGCCTCTCAACTGTATCAATAGGCCTTTGCTTCGGTGCACTCTGAGACCGGGCTTTTGCCTTTGAAGATTGTGTGTTGGCCATGTAATTTGGGAATGGGTAGTCATAGGACAAGGGATCTCCGTAATCCGGCTTAGGGAAAGCGAATGGAGCTCTTGAGGGGTCAATTTTGGACATGGCAGAATAGCACTGAGGGCTGCTTTGCGCTGTGCCAAAAGAGTTCTCAAAATGTGCACTGCAGGCTCCGGGGCTCCTATCAGTCAGCACTGATGGAGCCGGGGAGACCTGCTGATAGGTTTCTTGGTTTGAGTATGCTTGATTTGGTGCATACTGAGTGGAAAATCTATGTTGTTCTGTTCTTTCTGTTAGTGAGTGATTTGAATAGCTGCTATTTCTGCTCTTCAAAATTCCCTTTGATTCACCAAGATCCATCTCCACAATCTTAATGTT
It encodes the following:
- the LOC103453234 gene encoding protein IQ-DOMAIN 19; translation: MGKTGKWLKSILKGKKDKEKDPTNQNCSVASHENPTTPISNSSQTTPKEKKRWSFRRSSATAASAVPTTPPPMHMTTLESENYEQKKHAMAMAAATAAVADAAVAAAQAAAAVMRLTAAANEKAGASEEAAAIKIQSVFRSYLARKALCALKGLVKLQALVRGHLVRKQAKATLRCMQALVTAQARARAQRIQMVEDENTVNPRHSTPRRSLQENRSWHTYNEIDRGMEENIKIVEMDLGESKGILKSRNSSYSNHSLTERTEQHRFSTQYAPNQAYSNQETYQQVSPAPSVLTDRSPGACSAHFENSFGTAQSSPQCYSAMSKIDPSRAPFAFPKPDYGDPLSYDYPFPNYMANTQSSKAKARSQSAPKQRPIDTVERPPSRPRRTSMEGRNIPRAMRMQRSSSHVSSTAQNYQYPWYMKLDRSTVSLKESECGSSSTVLTNTNYCSSLVAYDAHGNRY